DNA from Massilia antarctica:
CCAACCGCCGACCTGAACGGCTCGCTGGGCATCGCCCTGGGCGTGTTCGCACTGATGATCTATTACAGCATCAAGATCAAGGGTTTCGGCGGCTGGATTCACGAACTGTTTTCCGCGCCATTCGGCATTGCCATGGCGCCGTTCAACCTGCTGTTGAACATCATCGAGTACGCAGCAAAAACCGTGTCGCTCGGCATGCGACTGTTCGGCAACATGTTTGCTGGCGAACTGCTGTTCCTGTTGATCGCTTTGTTGGGTGCGATGGCTACGACGTTTGGCTTTGTCGGCCACGTCATCGCCGGTTCGGTCTGGGCTATTTTCCACATCCTGATCGTGTTCCTGCAGGCGTTCATTTTCATGATGCTGACCCTGGTATACCTGGGCCAGGCGCATGAAGGTCACTGATCGGCACAGCTCGAACAGAATCGAAACATAGTAGTAGTTGGCAAAGTTTGTAATTTTTAATCTAGTTTTTAATTTACTTTTTGAAGGAACTCTCATGACTGACCTTTCTTTTGTTGCTCTGGCTTGCGGTTTGATCATCGGTCTGGGCGCTATCGGCGCTTGTATCGGTATCGCTATCATGGGCGGCAAATACCTCGAAGCTTCGGCTCGTCAGCCTGAACTGATGAACACCCTGCAAACCAAAATGTTCCTGCTGGCTGGTCTGATCGATGCGGCGTTCCTGATCGGTGTTGGTATCGCAATGCTGTTCGCATTCGCCAACCCATTCGTTCCGCACTAAGTCTCGTTCGGCACTTCGCTGGTTATGAATTGCCGAACCTTCCGGGTTCGGCATCCGTTTTTGTAAGAAGGAAAACACCGTGAACTTAAACGCAACCCTGTTTGCCCAGTTCGTGGTCTTCTTCATCCTGGCTGGTTTCACGATGAAATTCGTGTGGCCCCCACTGATGAAAGCGCTCGACGAGCGCATCCAGAGGATCTCGAACGGCCTGGCCGCAGCTGACCGCGGCAAGGAAGAAATGCAGAAAGCCCACGAGCAAGTCCAGAAAGACCTGGCCGCTGCCCGTGACGAAGGTCAAAAGCGCATCATGGACGCCGACAAGCGCGCCGCCATGATCCTGGACGATGCCAAGAAAGCAGCTGCTGAAGAAGCGGCCCGCATCATCGCATCGGCCAAGGCAGATGCCGAGCAACAGGTTAACCGCGCGCGCGAAGAACTGCGTGGCCAGGTCGCTGCCCTTGCCGTCAAAGGCGCCGAGCAGATCCTCAAGCGCGAAGTGAACGCAGCGGCCCACGCCGACCTGCTGTCGCAGTTGTCGGTCGAGCTGTAATCATGGCCGAACTCGCAACCGTCGCCCGTCCTTACGCCGAAGCCCTGTACCGTGTTGCCCAGCAAGGCGATGTAGCGGCTTGGTCCGAAGTGTTGTCCGAGCTGGCCCAGCTCGGCGCCCACCACGATGTGCTGGCCTTCGCGGCCAACCCGAACGTGGTTGCCGCCGACGTTGCCGCGACCGTGGTGTCGCTGCTCAAGTCGCCGGCCACCGCGGAAGTGAACAACTTCGTTGCCATGCTGGTCGAAAACCACCGCGTGTCGCTGCTGCCGGAAATCTACGCCCAGTTCCAGGTGCTCAAGAACACGAATGCCGGTGCCGCGGACGCCAACATCACCAGCGCCTTCGAGATTGCCCAGCCGCAGGTTGCGCAACTGGTCGCGACCCTGGAAAAGAAATTTGGCCGCAAGCTCAACCCAACGGTGACAGTGGATTCCTCGCTGATCGGTGGTGTGCGCGTGGTCGTCGGTGATGAAGTGCTCGATACCTCGGTACGTGCCAAGCTGCAACAGATGCACCTTGCCCTGGCCTCGTAAAACCTGCACAGCACGCCGGCGCGGACGCCCTTGCCTTACGCATCAAGAAACTATTAGGAGTTAGCATGCAACTTAATTCATCTGAAATCAGCGAACTGATCAAAAGCCGGATCCAAGGCCTCGAAGGTTCGGCTGATATTCGCAATCAGGGCACGGTAATCTCCGTAGCCGACGGTATCTGCCGTATCCATGGCCTGTCGGACGTGATGCAGGGCGAGATGCTGGAATTCCCGGGCAACACCTTCGGTCTGGCGATGAACCTCGAGCGCGACTCGGTCGGCGCCGTGATTCTGGGTGCTTACGAGCACATCTCCGAAGGCGACACCGTCAAGACCACCGGCCGCATCCTGGAAGTGCCGATCGGTCCTGAACTCAAGGGCCGTGTTGTCAACGCCCTGGGCCAGCCGATCGACGGCAAGGGTCCTGTCAACGCCAAGCTGACCGCCGCGATCGAAAAAATCGCACCGGGTGTGATCGCCCGTGAGTCCGTGTCGCAGCCAATGCAGACCGGCCTGAAGTCGATCGACTCGATGGTACCGATCGGCCGTGGCCAGCGCGAGCTGATCATTGGTGACCGCCAGACCGGTAAATCGGCTGTCGCGATCGATGCGATCATCAACCAGAAGGGCCAGAACATGACGTGTATCTACGTCGCGATCGGCCAGAAGGCATCGACCATCAAGAACATCGTGCGCTCGCTCGAGACGCACGGCGCGATGGAATACACCATCGTCGTCGCGGCATCGGCTTCCGAGTCGGCCGCCATGCAATACATTTCCGCGTACTCCGGTTGCGCCATGGGCGAATACTTCCGTGACCGCGGCGAAGACGCACTGATCGTCTACGATGATCTGTCCAAGCAAGCCGTCGCTTATCGTCAAATTTCGCTGCTGCTGCGCCGTCCACCAGGCCGCGAAGCCTACCCTGGCGACGTGTTCTACCTGCACAGCCGCCTGCTCGAGCGCGCAGCCCGCGTGAACGCAAAATACGTCGAAGACTTCACCAACGGCGCCGTCAAAGGCAAGACCGGTTCGCTGACGGCACTGCCGATCATCGAAACCCAGGCTGGCGACGTTTCCGCGTTCGTTCCAACCAACGTGATTTCGATTACCGACGGCCAGATCTTCCTGGACACCTCGCTGTTCAACTCGGGTATCCGTCCTGCGATCAATGCCGGTATTTCGGTGTCGCGCGTCGGTGGCGCCGCCCAGACCAAGGTCATCAAAAACCTGTCCGGCGGTATCCGTACCGACTTGGCCCAGTACCGTGAACTGGCTGCGTTCGCGCAGTTCGCTTCCGACCTGGACGAATCGACCCGCAAGCAGCTCGACCGTGGCGCACGTGTCACTGAACTGCTCAAGCAGGCCCAGTATTCGCCAATGTCGATCTCGATCATGGCAGTGACCCTGTTCGCAGTGAACAAAGGTTACTTCGATGACGTGGAAGTGAAAAAAGTACTGGCATTCGAATCCGGTCTGCACGGCTACATGAAGACCAAGCAAGCTGCTCTCCTGGCCAAGATCGAAGAAACCAAGCAACTGGACAAGGATGGCGAAGCCGCCATGGCCGCAGCCATTGCTGACTTCAAGAAATCCGGCGCATATTAATTGTCTAGAGGGGCTGGCGGTAGGCGGCCCCCGATAGCGCAAAAGGAGTAAGGACTCATGGCAGTAGGCAAAGAGATACGTAACAAGATCAAGAGCGTAGAGAATACGAAGAAGATCACGAAGGCGATGGAAATGGTCGCCGCGTCCAAAATGCGCAAAGCGCAGGACCGGATGCGTGCCGCTCGCCCTTACAGTGACAAGATTCGTAACATCACCTCGCATCTGGCTACGGC
Protein-coding regions in this window:
- the atpE gene encoding F0F1 ATP synthase subunit C, whose amino-acid sequence is MTDLSFVALACGLIIGLGAIGACIGIAIMGGKYLEASARQPELMNTLQTKMFLLAGLIDAAFLIGVGIAMLFAFANPFVPH
- the atpA gene encoding F0F1 ATP synthase subunit alpha, encoding MQLNSSEISELIKSRIQGLEGSADIRNQGTVISVADGICRIHGLSDVMQGEMLEFPGNTFGLAMNLERDSVGAVILGAYEHISEGDTVKTTGRILEVPIGPELKGRVVNALGQPIDGKGPVNAKLTAAIEKIAPGVIARESVSQPMQTGLKSIDSMVPIGRGQRELIIGDRQTGKSAVAIDAIINQKGQNMTCIYVAIGQKASTIKNIVRSLETHGAMEYTIVVAASASESAAMQYISAYSGCAMGEYFRDRGEDALIVYDDLSKQAVAYRQISLLLRRPPGREAYPGDVFYLHSRLLERAARVNAKYVEDFTNGAVKGKTGSLTALPIIETQAGDVSAFVPTNVISITDGQIFLDTSLFNSGIRPAINAGISVSRVGGAAQTKVIKNLSGGIRTDLAQYRELAAFAQFASDLDESTRKQLDRGARVTELLKQAQYSPMSISIMAVTLFAVNKGYFDDVEVKKVLAFESGLHGYMKTKQAALLAKIEETKQLDKDGEAAMAAAIADFKKSGAY
- a CDS encoding F0F1 ATP synthase subunit delta, with the protein product MAELATVARPYAEALYRVAQQGDVAAWSEVLSELAQLGAHHDVLAFAANPNVVAADVAATVVSLLKSPATAEVNNFVAMLVENHRVSLLPEIYAQFQVLKNTNAGAADANITSAFEIAQPQVAQLVATLEKKFGRKLNPTVTVDSSLIGGVRVVVGDEVLDTSVRAKLQQMHLALAS
- a CDS encoding F0F1 ATP synthase subunit B, with product MNLNATLFAQFVVFFILAGFTMKFVWPPLMKALDERIQRISNGLAAADRGKEEMQKAHEQVQKDLAAARDEGQKRIMDADKRAAMILDDAKKAAAEEAARIIASAKADAEQQVNRAREELRGQVAALAVKGAEQILKREVNAAAHADLLSQLSVEL